A single Ziziphus jujuba cultivar Dongzao chromosome 11, ASM3175591v1 DNA region contains:
- the LOC107433300 gene encoding protein TRIGALACTOSYLDIACYLGLYCEROL 4, chloroplastic, which translates to MRKLRWVMDGSGFWEVDASTPRTLEAQARAVPSDPLPLGLSRGTRLSRPKQIDFMQRFMAAPFVPFYAGNTSNGGTGWALQRVLTIPFSNNWFGTVLGQFNVQKLLSLVMSSREAARSETPWLQSITGHLKDKSLYAVGFFSELLLTNDDTLLVSFDTYAADNNKSRKKAVFHHKFPHHNLTVEAAWPGLFVDKLGNYWDVPFSVAVDLASVASDSGESYHLCMHHNSGFPEQFGGDQSNQVPTTLLPGFSVKSAFSFKKNIDIWRSKDQKLKMVQPFDIFLSNPQISASGIIGAAATASFGNNSSRLQLPGDFQGFSLQAPGVKSAFLADLFATLSFTAQHGNFQRLFLDLSRFHARLDFPSGSKLLSGATRLAQDFFNSQQPSMEALQAICPNTTLSFQQQIAGPFSFRVDSGVAVDLRNKRKIQVDEPVFAIEYALQVLGSAKAVAWYSPKHQEIMIELRFFET; encoded by the exons ATGAGGAAGCTGAGATGGGTAATGGATGGTTCTGGGTTTTGGGAAGTTGACGCGTCGACGCCAAGGACCCTTGAAGCTCAGGCTCGGGCGGTTCCAAGTGACCCACTTCCACTGGGATTGTCGAGAGGCACCAGACTTTCCAGGCCCAAACAGATTGACTTCATGCAGCGTTTCATGGCTGCCCCTTTTGTCCCTTTCTATGCCGGAAACACCTCCAATGGTGGCACTGGCTGGGCTTTGCAACGTGTCCTCACCATCCCATTTTCCAACAACTG GTTTGGGACTGTGCTAGGTCAGTTCAATGTGCAAAAGTTGTTGTCTTTGGTGATGTCCAGTCGGGAGGCAGCTCGATCAGAAACCCCATGGCTGCAAAGCATTACTGGACACCTAAAAGATAAATCTTTATATGCAGTTGGTTTTTTTTCAGAGTTATTATTAACAAATGATGATACACTGCTTGTTAGTTTTGACACTTATGCTGCTGATAACAATAAATCTCGGAAGAAAGCGGTTTTTCATCACAAG TTTCCTCACCACAATTTAACAGTAGAGGCAGCTTGGCCAGGACTTTTTGTCGACAAGCTTGGTAATTACTGGGACGTACCATTCTCAGTGGCAGTTGATCTTGCTTCAGTTGCTTCTGACTCTGGTGAAAGTTATCATCTGTGTATGCACCACAATTCGGGCTTTCCAGAACAGTTTGGTGGCGATCAGAGTAATCAAGTTCCCACTACACTGCTTCCTGGTTTTTCAGTCAAAAGTGCCTTTTCCTTTAAGAAGAATATTGACATTTGGAGAAGTAAAGATCAGAAGTTGAAAATGGTTCAGCCTTTTGATATATTCCTTTCGAATCCTCAAATTTCAGCTTCAGGGATCATTG GTGCTGCTGCGACTGCCTCTTTTGGGAATAATTCAAGCAGGTTGCAGCTGCCAGGTGATTTTCAAGGTTTTAGTCTTCAAGCTCCTGGTGTAAAATCTGCCTTTCTGGCAGATTTATTTGCAACTCTGTCGTTTACAGCCCAGCATGGAAACTTCCAAAGGCTATTTCTAGACCTTTCAAGGTTTCATGCGCGCCTAGATTTTCCTTCTGGTTCTAAGTTACTTTCCGGTGCTACACGTTTAGCACAAGATTTTTTCAACTCTCAACAACCAAGTATGGAAGCTCTTCAGGCCATTTGTCCTAATACAACACTTTCATTTCAGCAGCAG ATTGCTGGACCTTTCAGTTTCAGGGTTGATTCAGGAGTGGCAGTTGATTTAAGAAACAAAAGGAAGATACAAGTGGATGAGCCAGTATTTGCCATTGAATATGCGTTACAGGTCCTTGGTTCAGCCAAGGCCGTTGCTTGGTATTCCCCAAAGCACCAAGAAATCATGATAGAGCTTCGCTTTTTTGAGACATGA
- the LOC107433367 gene encoding uncharacterized protein LOC107433367 isoform X1, with the protein MSYAVVRLPALPNLNGSLSSTTSGSQNKGGGEDAANCVGMNPTVAAFKWRLLIAYDGTHYSGWQYQQSPPTIQCILEKALIHVTKLERKDLSLVGASRTDAGVHALGQVAHFVTPFNYDSLDSIHAALNGLLPADIRVREISPAVPEFHARFSTESKIYHYKIYNDTVMDPFLRHYAYHSAYKLNATAMREAAKHFIGKHNFSAFVNASHNDRVRDPVKNILSFDVNEMGPLLQLEVEGTGFLYRQVRNMVALLLQIGKEAIPPDIVPMILATQDRKELAKYALSAPPHGLCLVSIKYNEQHLRLPSDCPLTSFGRHHTVRKCKLPFY; encoded by the exons ATGAGTTATGCAGTGGTACGCCTTCCTGCTCTTCCAAATCTTAATGGGTCTCTTTCTTCAACCACTAGCGGCTCG CAGAACAAAGGTGGTGGGGAGGATGCTGCTAACTGTGTGGGGATGAATCCCACAGTTGCTGCGTTTAAATGGCGTTTGCTTATTGCATATGACGGCACCCATTATTCAG GTTGGCAATATCAGCAGTCACCGCCAACCATACAGTGCATTTTGGAAAAAGCTTTAATTCATGTAACAAAGCTAGAGAGGAAGGATCTCTCTTTGGTTGGAGCAAGCAGGACGGATGCTGGGGTTCATGCCTTGGGTCAG GTGGCTCACTTTGTCACACCTTTCAACTATGATAGCTTGGATAGCATTCATGCAGCTTTGAATGGTCTTCTGCCTGCTGATATCCGAGTTAGAGAGATTAGTCCTGCAGTGCCAGAATTCCATGCTCGATTTTCAACAGAAAGCAAGATTTATCATTACAAGATATACAATGACACTGTCATGGACCCATTTCTGCGCCACTATGCTTACCATAGTGCTTATAAACTCAACGCTACTGCCATGAGAGAAGCTGCAAAGCACTTTATTGGAAAGCATAATTTCTCTGCTTTTGTTAATGCATCACACAATGATAGAGTGCGGGATCCAGTGAAGAATATACTTAGTTTTGATGTCAATGAGATG GGGCCTCTTTTACAGCTAGAAGTTGAAGGCACAGGTTTCTTATACAGACAAGTTCGTAACATG GTTGCTCTGCTGCTTCAGATTGGAAAGGAAGCAATTCCTCCTGATATTGTCCCCATGATTTTGGCAACACAAGATCGTAAAGAGCTTGCTAAATATGCCTTGTCTGCCCCACCCCATGGGCTATGTCTCGTGAGTATTAAGTATAATGAACAGCATTTACGCCTTCCGTCAGATTGCCCACTAACCAGCTTTGGTAGGCATCATACAGTGAGAAAATGTAAGCTTCCATTCTACTAA
- the LOC107433367 gene encoding uncharacterized protein LOC107433367 isoform X3 encodes MSYAVVRLPALPNLNGSLSSTTSGSQNKGGGEDAANCVGMNPTVAAFKWRLLIAYDGTHYSGWQYQQSPPTIQCILEKALIHVTKLERKDLSLVGASRTDAGVHALGQVAHFVTPFNYDSLDSIHAALNGLLPADIRVREISPAVPEFHARFSTESKIYHYKIYNDTVMDPFLRHYAYHSAYKLNATAMREAAKHFIGKHNFSAFVNASHNDRVRDPVKNILSFDVNEMLEVEGTGFLYRQVRNMVALLLQIGKEAIPPDIVPMILATQDRKELAKYALSAPPHGLCLVSIKYNEQHLRLPSDCPLTSFGRHHTVRKCKLPFY; translated from the exons ATGAGTTATGCAGTGGTACGCCTTCCTGCTCTTCCAAATCTTAATGGGTCTCTTTCTTCAACCACTAGCGGCTCG CAGAACAAAGGTGGTGGGGAGGATGCTGCTAACTGTGTGGGGATGAATCCCACAGTTGCTGCGTTTAAATGGCGTTTGCTTATTGCATATGACGGCACCCATTATTCAG GTTGGCAATATCAGCAGTCACCGCCAACCATACAGTGCATTTTGGAAAAAGCTTTAATTCATGTAACAAAGCTAGAGAGGAAGGATCTCTCTTTGGTTGGAGCAAGCAGGACGGATGCTGGGGTTCATGCCTTGGGTCAG GTGGCTCACTTTGTCACACCTTTCAACTATGATAGCTTGGATAGCATTCATGCAGCTTTGAATGGTCTTCTGCCTGCTGATATCCGAGTTAGAGAGATTAGTCCTGCAGTGCCAGAATTCCATGCTCGATTTTCAACAGAAAGCAAGATTTATCATTACAAGATATACAATGACACTGTCATGGACCCATTTCTGCGCCACTATGCTTACCATAGTGCTTATAAACTCAACGCTACTGCCATGAGAGAAGCTGCAAAGCACTTTATTGGAAAGCATAATTTCTCTGCTTTTGTTAATGCATCACACAATGATAGAGTGCGGGATCCAGTGAAGAATATACTTAGTTTTGATGTCAATGAGATG CTAGAAGTTGAAGGCACAGGTTTCTTATACAGACAAGTTCGTAACATG GTTGCTCTGCTGCTTCAGATTGGAAAGGAAGCAATTCCTCCTGATATTGTCCCCATGATTTTGGCAACACAAGATCGTAAAGAGCTTGCTAAATATGCCTTGTCTGCCCCACCCCATGGGCTATGTCTCGTGAGTATTAAGTATAATGAACAGCATTTACGCCTTCCGTCAGATTGCCCACTAACCAGCTTTGGTAGGCATCATACAGTGAGAAAATGTAAGCTTCCATTCTACTAA
- the LOC107433367 gene encoding uncharacterized protein LOC107433367 isoform X4, with protein MNPTVAAFKWRLLIAYDGTHYSGWQYQQSPPTIQCILEKALIHVTKLERKDLSLVGASRTDAGVHALGQVAHFVTPFNYDSLDSIHAALNGLLPADIRVREISPAVPEFHARFSTESKIYHYKIYNDTVMDPFLRHYAYHSAYKLNATAMREAAKHFIGKHNFSAFVNASHNDRVRDPVKNILSFDVNEMGPLLQLEVEGTGFLYRQVRNMVALLLQIGKEAIPPDIVPMILATQDRKELAKYALSAPPHGLCLVSIKYNEQHLRLPSDCPLTSFGRHHTVRKCKLPFY; from the exons ATGAATCCCACAGTTGCTGCGTTTAAATGGCGTTTGCTTATTGCATATGACGGCACCCATTATTCAG GTTGGCAATATCAGCAGTCACCGCCAACCATACAGTGCATTTTGGAAAAAGCTTTAATTCATGTAACAAAGCTAGAGAGGAAGGATCTCTCTTTGGTTGGAGCAAGCAGGACGGATGCTGGGGTTCATGCCTTGGGTCAG GTGGCTCACTTTGTCACACCTTTCAACTATGATAGCTTGGATAGCATTCATGCAGCTTTGAATGGTCTTCTGCCTGCTGATATCCGAGTTAGAGAGATTAGTCCTGCAGTGCCAGAATTCCATGCTCGATTTTCAACAGAAAGCAAGATTTATCATTACAAGATATACAATGACACTGTCATGGACCCATTTCTGCGCCACTATGCTTACCATAGTGCTTATAAACTCAACGCTACTGCCATGAGAGAAGCTGCAAAGCACTTTATTGGAAAGCATAATTTCTCTGCTTTTGTTAATGCATCACACAATGATAGAGTGCGGGATCCAGTGAAGAATATACTTAGTTTTGATGTCAATGAGATG GGGCCTCTTTTACAGCTAGAAGTTGAAGGCACAGGTTTCTTATACAGACAAGTTCGTAACATG GTTGCTCTGCTGCTTCAGATTGGAAAGGAAGCAATTCCTCCTGATATTGTCCCCATGATTTTGGCAACACAAGATCGTAAAGAGCTTGCTAAATATGCCTTGTCTGCCCCACCCCATGGGCTATGTCTCGTGAGTATTAAGTATAATGAACAGCATTTACGCCTTCCGTCAGATTGCCCACTAACCAGCTTTGGTAGGCATCATACAGTGAGAAAATGTAAGCTTCCATTCTACTAA
- the LOC107433367 gene encoding uncharacterized protein LOC107433367 isoform X2 — protein sequence MSYAVVRLPALPNLNGSLSSTTSGSNKGGGEDAANCVGMNPTVAAFKWRLLIAYDGTHYSGWQYQQSPPTIQCILEKALIHVTKLERKDLSLVGASRTDAGVHALGQVAHFVTPFNYDSLDSIHAALNGLLPADIRVREISPAVPEFHARFSTESKIYHYKIYNDTVMDPFLRHYAYHSAYKLNATAMREAAKHFIGKHNFSAFVNASHNDRVRDPVKNILSFDVNEMGPLLQLEVEGTGFLYRQVRNMVALLLQIGKEAIPPDIVPMILATQDRKELAKYALSAPPHGLCLVSIKYNEQHLRLPSDCPLTSFGRHHTVRKCKLPFY from the exons ATGAGTTATGCAGTGGTACGCCTTCCTGCTCTTCCAAATCTTAATGGGTCTCTTTCTTCAACCACTAGCGGCTCG AACAAAGGTGGTGGGGAGGATGCTGCTAACTGTGTGGGGATGAATCCCACAGTTGCTGCGTTTAAATGGCGTTTGCTTATTGCATATGACGGCACCCATTATTCAG GTTGGCAATATCAGCAGTCACCGCCAACCATACAGTGCATTTTGGAAAAAGCTTTAATTCATGTAACAAAGCTAGAGAGGAAGGATCTCTCTTTGGTTGGAGCAAGCAGGACGGATGCTGGGGTTCATGCCTTGGGTCAG GTGGCTCACTTTGTCACACCTTTCAACTATGATAGCTTGGATAGCATTCATGCAGCTTTGAATGGTCTTCTGCCTGCTGATATCCGAGTTAGAGAGATTAGTCCTGCAGTGCCAGAATTCCATGCTCGATTTTCAACAGAAAGCAAGATTTATCATTACAAGATATACAATGACACTGTCATGGACCCATTTCTGCGCCACTATGCTTACCATAGTGCTTATAAACTCAACGCTACTGCCATGAGAGAAGCTGCAAAGCACTTTATTGGAAAGCATAATTTCTCTGCTTTTGTTAATGCATCACACAATGATAGAGTGCGGGATCCAGTGAAGAATATACTTAGTTTTGATGTCAATGAGATG GGGCCTCTTTTACAGCTAGAAGTTGAAGGCACAGGTTTCTTATACAGACAAGTTCGTAACATG GTTGCTCTGCTGCTTCAGATTGGAAAGGAAGCAATTCCTCCTGATATTGTCCCCATGATTTTGGCAACACAAGATCGTAAAGAGCTTGCTAAATATGCCTTGTCTGCCCCACCCCATGGGCTATGTCTCGTGAGTATTAAGTATAATGAACAGCATTTACGCCTTCCGTCAGATTGCCCACTAACCAGCTTTGGTAGGCATCATACAGTGAGAAAATGTAAGCTTCCATTCTACTAA
- the LOC107433317 gene encoding uncharacterized protein LOC107433317 isoform X2: MAAKKIIAICQSGGEFVTNKDGSLSYSGGDAYAVDIDHQTQLEDFKSEIADMFSCSADTMSIKYFLPGNKKTLITISKDKDLQRMLNFLGDSVTVDVFIISEEAAARNVSNMPASRSSRTTVSEAVVPIVEPVDVAVDMGNASDRLDMELNEPPLHCVPLGSYDDKHHKAAQQWENTITGVDQRFNSFSEFREALHKYSIAHGFAYRYKKNDSHRVTVKCKSQGCPWRIYASRLSTTQLVCIKKMNTNHTCEGAAVKAGYRATRGWVGSIIKEKLKVSPNYKPKDIADDIKREYGIQLNYSQAWRAKEIAREQLQGSYKEAYNLLPYFCEKIKETNPGSIATFTTKEDSSFHRLFVTFHASILGFQQAFAVVDAESEDNWRWFLTELKSALEMELKQLSTSQQFTFVADFQNGLKELLAEIFDKCYHGYCLRHLAEKLNRDLKGQFSHEARRFMINDFYAAAYAPKLDGFQRSVENIKGISPEAYNWVIQSEPEHWANAFFAGARYNHMTSNFGQHFYSWVSEAHELPITQMIDVLRGKMMESIYTRRVDSNQWMTKLIPSKEEKLEKETSIARSLQVLLSHGSTFEVRGDSVESVDVDHWDCSCKGWQLSGLPCSHAIAVITCLGRNPYDYCARYFTAENYRLTYSESIHPVPNVDKPVQSESTQVVVTVTPPPTKRPPGRPKMKQSESVDIIKRQLQCSKCKGLGHNKKTCKGS; the protein is encoded by the exons ATGGCTGCTAAGAAAATTATAGCAATATGTCAGTCCGGTGGGGAGTTCGTGACCAATAAAGATGGATCCCTTTCGTACAGTGGGGGTGATGCCTATGCAGTAGACATTGATCACCAAACCCAACTCGAAGATTTCAAGTCGGAAATTGCTGATATGTTTAGTTGCAGTGCTGATACGATGAGCATCAAGTATTTCCTTCCTGGTAACAAGAAGACTCTCATTACAATCTCCAAAGACAAGGACTTACAGAGAATGCTCAATTTTCTTGGGGATTCTGTCACCGTTGACGTGTTTATCATCTCTGAGGAAGCTGCTGCTAGGAATGTATCCAACATGCCAGCTAGTAG GTCAAGCAGGACAACTGTGTCCGAAGCTGTGGTTCCTATTGTTGAGCCTGTTGACGTGGCAGTTGATATGGGCAATGCCAGTGATCGACTTGACATGGAGCTCAATGAACCTCCTTTGCATTGTGTTCCTCTGGGTTCTTATGATGACAAGCATCACAAAGCTGCACAGCAGTGGGAAAACACAATTACTGGGGTGGACCAGAGGTTTAATAGTTTTAGTGAATTCCGAGAAGCATTGCATAAGTACTCGATAGCTCATGGATTTGCTTACAGATATAAGAAAAATGACAGTCATCGTGTTACTGTAAAATGCAAATCCCAAGGGTGCCCATGGCGGATATATGCATCCAGGTTGTCTACCACCCAGTTAGTTTGTATCAAGAAAATGAACACGAATCATACATGTGAAGGAGCTGCAGTGAAAGCTGGGTATCGAGCAACTAGAGGTTGGGTGGGAAGTATCATAAAGGAGAAGTTGAAAGTTTCTCCTAACTACAAGCCAAAGGATATTGCAGATGACATCAAACGAGAGTACGGAATTCAATTGAATTATTCTCAGGCATGGCGTGCAAAAGAAATTGCGAGGGAGCAGCTGCAAGGTTCCTATAAAGAGGCATATAATCTGTTACCCTATTTCTGTGAGAAGATAAAGGAAACCAATCCTGGCAGTATTGCAACATTTACCACTAAGGAGGACTCAAGCTTCCATCGTCTCTTTGTAACTTTCCATGCCTCAATTTTGGGTTTTCAACAAG CCTTTGCGGTTGTGGATGCTGAATCTGAGGATAACTGGCGCTGGTTCTTAACAGAACTGAAATCTGCCCTGGAAATGGAACTGAAACAACTGTCAACATCTCAGCAGTTCACGTTTGTTGCTGATTTTCAGAATGGTCTGAAAGAGTTATTGGCTGAGATATTTGATAAATGTTACCATGGCTATTGTTTACGCCATCTTGCAGAGAAGCTTAACAGGGACTTGAAGGGGCAATTTTCTCACGAGGCAAGGAGATTCATGATCAATGATTTTTATGCTGCCGCTTATGCACCGAAACTCGATGGTTTCCAGCGTAGTGTAGAAAACATTAAAGGCATTTCACCTGAGGCTTACAATTGGGTCATTCAGAGTGAACCAGAGCACTGGGCTAATGCATTCTTTGCAGGAGCAAGGTATAACCACATGACATCAAACTTTGGTCAGCACTTCTACAGTTGGGTATCAGAGGCACATGAGTTGCCGATCACACAGATGATTGATGTGTTACGAGGCAAGATGATGGAATCTATTTATACAAGACGAGTGGATTCCAACCAGTGGATGACAAAACTAATACCATCCAAGGAAGAGAAGCTAGAAAAAGAAACTTCAATAGCTCGATCTCTACAAGTGTTGCTCTCACACGGTAGCACATTTGAGGTTCGTGGGGATTCTGTTGAGAGTGTTGATGTTGATCACTGGGATTGTAGCTGCAAGGGATGGCAACTTAGTGGTTTACCTTGCAGCCATGCCATTGCTGTAATAACATGCCTAGGTAGGAACCCGTATGATTATTGCGCCAGGTACTTCACGGCTGAGAATTACCGTCTAACATATTCAGAGTCAATTCACCCTGTTCCAAATGTGGACAAACCGGTCCAGAGTGAATCAACTCAGGTAGTGGTTACTGTAACCCCTCCCCCTACAAAACGACCGCCAGGTCGGCCAAAGATGAAGCAGTCTGAATCAGTGGACATAATTAAACGGCAGCTCCAGTGTAGCAAGTGCAAGGGCCTTGGCCATAATAAGAAGACATGCAAAGGTTCCTAG
- the LOC107433317 gene encoding uncharacterized protein LOC107433317 isoform X1: MAAKKIIAICQSGGEFVTNKDGSLSYSGGDAYAVDIDHQTQLEDFKSEIADMFSCSADTMSIKYFLPGNKKTLITISKDKDLQRMLNFLGDSVTVDVFIISEEAAARNVSNMPASRSSRTTVSEAVVPIVEPVDVAVDMGNASDRLDMELNEPPLHCVPLGSYDDKHHKAAQQWENTITGVDQRFNSFSEFREALHKYSIAHGFAYRYKKNDSHRVTVKCKSQGCPWRIYASRLSTTQLVCIKKMNTNHTCEGAAVKAGYRATRGWVGSIIKEKLKVSPNYKPKDIADDIKREYGIQLNYSQAWRAKEIAREQLQGSYKEAYNLLPYFCEKIKETNPGSIATFTTKEDSSFHRLFVTFHASILGFQQGCRPLLFLDSTPLNSKYQGVLLTATAADGDDGIFPVAFAVVDAESEDNWRWFLTELKSALEMELKQLSTSQQFTFVADFQNGLKELLAEIFDKCYHGYCLRHLAEKLNRDLKGQFSHEARRFMINDFYAAAYAPKLDGFQRSVENIKGISPEAYNWVIQSEPEHWANAFFAGARYNHMTSNFGQHFYSWVSEAHELPITQMIDVLRGKMMESIYTRRVDSNQWMTKLIPSKEEKLEKETSIARSLQVLLSHGSTFEVRGDSVESVDVDHWDCSCKGWQLSGLPCSHAIAVITCLGRNPYDYCARYFTAENYRLTYSESIHPVPNVDKPVQSESTQVVVTVTPPPTKRPPGRPKMKQSESVDIIKRQLQCSKCKGLGHNKKTCKGS, from the exons ATGGCTGCTAAGAAAATTATAGCAATATGTCAGTCCGGTGGGGAGTTCGTGACCAATAAAGATGGATCCCTTTCGTACAGTGGGGGTGATGCCTATGCAGTAGACATTGATCACCAAACCCAACTCGAAGATTTCAAGTCGGAAATTGCTGATATGTTTAGTTGCAGTGCTGATACGATGAGCATCAAGTATTTCCTTCCTGGTAACAAGAAGACTCTCATTACAATCTCCAAAGACAAGGACTTACAGAGAATGCTCAATTTTCTTGGGGATTCTGTCACCGTTGACGTGTTTATCATCTCTGAGGAAGCTGCTGCTAGGAATGTATCCAACATGCCAGCTAGTAG GTCAAGCAGGACAACTGTGTCCGAAGCTGTGGTTCCTATTGTTGAGCCTGTTGACGTGGCAGTTGATATGGGCAATGCCAGTGATCGACTTGACATGGAGCTCAATGAACCTCCTTTGCATTGTGTTCCTCTGGGTTCTTATGATGACAAGCATCACAAAGCTGCACAGCAGTGGGAAAACACAATTACTGGGGTGGACCAGAGGTTTAATAGTTTTAGTGAATTCCGAGAAGCATTGCATAAGTACTCGATAGCTCATGGATTTGCTTACAGATATAAGAAAAATGACAGTCATCGTGTTACTGTAAAATGCAAATCCCAAGGGTGCCCATGGCGGATATATGCATCCAGGTTGTCTACCACCCAGTTAGTTTGTATCAAGAAAATGAACACGAATCATACATGTGAAGGAGCTGCAGTGAAAGCTGGGTATCGAGCAACTAGAGGTTGGGTGGGAAGTATCATAAAGGAGAAGTTGAAAGTTTCTCCTAACTACAAGCCAAAGGATATTGCAGATGACATCAAACGAGAGTACGGAATTCAATTGAATTATTCTCAGGCATGGCGTGCAAAAGAAATTGCGAGGGAGCAGCTGCAAGGTTCCTATAAAGAGGCATATAATCTGTTACCCTATTTCTGTGAGAAGATAAAGGAAACCAATCCTGGCAGTATTGCAACATTTACCACTAAGGAGGACTCAAGCTTCCATCGTCTCTTTGTAACTTTCCATGCCTCAATTTTGGGTTTTCAACAAGGTTGCCGTCCTCTCCTTTTCCTTGATAGCACtcctttaaattcaaaataccaAGGTGTATTGTTGACTGCAACAGCAGCAGATGGTGATGATGGTATCTTTCCTGTAGCCTTTGCGGTTGTGGATGCTGAATCTGAGGATAACTGGCGCTGGTTCTTAACAGAACTGAAATCTGCCCTGGAAATGGAACTGAAACAACTGTCAACATCTCAGCAGTTCACGTTTGTTGCTGATTTTCAGAATGGTCTGAAAGAGTTATTGGCTGAGATATTTGATAAATGTTACCATGGCTATTGTTTACGCCATCTTGCAGAGAAGCTTAACAGGGACTTGAAGGGGCAATTTTCTCACGAGGCAAGGAGATTCATGATCAATGATTTTTATGCTGCCGCTTATGCACCGAAACTCGATGGTTTCCAGCGTAGTGTAGAAAACATTAAAGGCATTTCACCTGAGGCTTACAATTGGGTCATTCAGAGTGAACCAGAGCACTGGGCTAATGCATTCTTTGCAGGAGCAAGGTATAACCACATGACATCAAACTTTGGTCAGCACTTCTACAGTTGGGTATCAGAGGCACATGAGTTGCCGATCACACAGATGATTGATGTGTTACGAGGCAAGATGATGGAATCTATTTATACAAGACGAGTGGATTCCAACCAGTGGATGACAAAACTAATACCATCCAAGGAAGAGAAGCTAGAAAAAGAAACTTCAATAGCTCGATCTCTACAAGTGTTGCTCTCACACGGTAGCACATTTGAGGTTCGTGGGGATTCTGTTGAGAGTGTTGATGTTGATCACTGGGATTGTAGCTGCAAGGGATGGCAACTTAGTGGTTTACCTTGCAGCCATGCCATTGCTGTAATAACATGCCTAGGTAGGAACCCGTATGATTATTGCGCCAGGTACTTCACGGCTGAGAATTACCGTCTAACATATTCAGAGTCAATTCACCCTGTTCCAAATGTGGACAAACCGGTCCAGAGTGAATCAACTCAGGTAGTGGTTACTGTAACCCCTCCCCCTACAAAACGACCGCCAGGTCGGCCAAAGATGAAGCAGTCTGAATCAGTGGACATAATTAAACGGCAGCTCCAGTGTAGCAAGTGCAAGGGCCTTGGCCATAATAAGAAGACATGCAAAGGTTCCTAG